A window of Streptomyces sp. DG1A-41 contains these coding sequences:
- a CDS encoding PaaX family transcriptional regulator C-terminal domain-containing protein: MINVSDQHAPRSLIVTLYGAYGRFATGPVPVAELIRLLAAVGVDAPSVRSSVSRLKRRGLLVPARTVQGAAGYELSPDARQLLDDGDRRIYATAPPEDEGWVLAVFSVPESERQKRHVLRSRLAGLGFGTAAPGVWIAPARLYEETRHTLQRLRLDAYVDFFRGEHLGFAPTAQAVARWWDLAAVAKEHEAFLDRHARVLRDWEKREDTPPEEAYRDYLLALDSWRHLPYTDPGLPSELLPEDWPGTRSAAVFQGLHERLRDAGADFVGLLSAPE; this comes from the coding sequence ATGATCAACGTGTCCGACCAGCATGCACCACGGTCTCTCATCGTCACGCTCTACGGCGCGTACGGCCGCTTCGCGACGGGCCCCGTGCCCGTCGCCGAACTGATCCGGCTGCTCGCGGCGGTCGGGGTGGACGCCCCGTCCGTACGCTCCTCGGTGTCGCGGCTGAAGAGACGCGGACTGCTCGTGCCCGCCCGCACCGTCCAGGGCGCGGCCGGGTACGAACTGTCCCCGGACGCCCGCCAGTTGCTCGACGACGGCGACCGGCGCATCTACGCCACGGCTCCTCCCGAGGACGAGGGCTGGGTACTCGCCGTCTTCTCCGTTCCGGAGTCGGAGCGGCAGAAGCGGCACGTGCTGCGCTCCCGGCTGGCCGGTCTCGGTTTCGGCACGGCCGCGCCGGGCGTGTGGATCGCGCCCGCGCGGCTGTACGAGGAGACCCGGCACACCCTCCAGCGGCTGCGGCTGGACGCGTACGTCGACTTCTTCCGCGGCGAGCACCTCGGCTTCGCCCCGACCGCTCAGGCCGTCGCCCGCTGGTGGGACCTGGCCGCCGTCGCCAAGGAGCACGAGGCGTTCCTCGACCGCCACGCGCGCGTGCTGCGCGACTGGGAGAAACGCGAGGACACCCCACCGGAGGAGGCCTACCGCGACTACCTCCTCGCCCTGGACTCCTGGCGCCACCTCCCCTACACCGATCCCGGCCTGCCGTCCGAACTGCTCCCGGAGGACTGGCCGGGGACCCGCTCGGCGGCGGTGTTCCAGGGGCTGCACGAGCGGCTGCGGGACGCGGGCGCCGACTTCGTGGGGCTGCTCAGCGCCCCAGAGTGA
- a CDS encoding RidA family protein, translated as MTLERVNPPGLTSPAGFSHAVVASGSRVVFLAGQTALDGDGKVAGATLPEQFEKALTNLLAALVAAGGTPSDLARVTVYATDVAAYRAHAPELGRLWRKLAGRDYPAMAVVEVVRLWDEEALVELDGFAVLP; from the coding sequence GTGACCCTCGAACGCGTCAACCCGCCCGGCCTCACCTCACCGGCCGGCTTCTCGCACGCCGTCGTGGCCTCCGGGTCCAGGGTGGTGTTCCTGGCGGGGCAGACCGCCCTCGACGGCGACGGCAAGGTGGCCGGCGCGACCCTGCCGGAACAGTTCGAGAAGGCCCTCACCAACCTGCTGGCCGCTCTGGTGGCGGCCGGCGGCACGCCCTCCGATCTGGCCCGGGTCACCGTCTACGCCACGGACGTCGCCGCGTACCGCGCCCACGCCCCCGAACTGGGTCGCCTCTGGCGGAAACTGGCGGGCCGCGACTACCCGGCCATGGCGGTCGTCGAGGTCGTCCGGCTGTGGGACGAGGAGGCGTTGGTGGAACTGGACGGCTTCGCGGTGCTGCCGTAG
- a CDS encoding class I SAM-dependent methyltransferase has protein sequence MGLSLATAERWVERWELQQQRYAVDREERFTVIADVVEHVTAGHGSRPLVVDLGCGPGSLAARLVRRLPDAEIVAVDRDPLLLELGRTHHPDAARYVDAEIGTPGWTWALDLDRPLDAAVSTTALHYLDRDTLLRVYRQLAALLRPGGVLVNGDHLPQDDTGPAGIAAHVGRCRADRQRVFAHEDWGSWWAAVADDPELTDLLAERHRREAPLDTGRPAELPLSAHLDLLREAGFSTAGPVWQYGESCVVVAVR, from the coding sequence ATGGGGCTGAGTCTGGCGACGGCGGAGCGGTGGGTGGAGCGATGGGAGCTCCAGCAGCAGCGGTACGCGGTCGACCGCGAGGAGCGGTTCACGGTGATCGCCGATGTCGTCGAGCACGTCACGGCCGGGCACGGCTCCCGGCCCCTCGTCGTCGACCTGGGCTGCGGGCCCGGCTCCCTGGCGGCCCGGCTGGTCCGGCGGCTGCCGGACGCGGAGATCGTGGCGGTGGACCGGGATCCCCTGCTGCTGGAGCTGGGCCGGACCCACCACCCGGACGCGGCCCGCTACGTCGACGCCGAGATCGGCACCCCCGGCTGGACCTGGGCTCTGGACCTGGACCGACCCCTGGACGCGGCCGTCTCCACGACGGCTCTGCACTACCTCGACCGCGACACCCTCCTGCGCGTCTACCGGCAGCTCGCCGCACTGCTGCGCCCCGGCGGTGTCCTGGTCAACGGCGACCATCTTCCCCAGGACGACACGGGCCCGGCCGGCATCGCCGCCCATGTCGGGCGGTGCCGGGCCGACCGGCAGCGGGTGTTCGCTCACGAGGACTGGGGCTCCTGGTGGGCCGCAGTCGCCGACGACCCAGAGCTGACGGACCTGCTCGCCGAGCGCCACCGCCGCGAGGCACCTCTCGACACCGGCCGCCCCGCCGAACTCCCCCTCTCCGCCCATCTGGACCTGCTGCGAGAGGCGGGCTTTTCCACGGCGGGCCCGGTCTGGCAGTACGGCGAGAGCTGCGTGGTCGTCGCCGTTCGCTGA
- a CDS encoding AMP-binding protein encodes MNPRGTAHVDTFARDHLPPPDHWPELHFDLPELRYPERLNCAAELLSGQPGGRPAFLTPAGEPWTYADLRARVDRIAHLLTGELGVAPGNRVLLRGPTTPWLAACWLAVLKVGAVAVTVLAQQRPHELSTMCEIARVRHALCDIRSVDDLAKAEIPNLRITVYGGDAPDDLLNRQAPGTPYEAVDTAADDVALIAFTSGTTGRPKGCMHFHRDVLAIADTFSRHVLKPEADDVFTGSPPLGFTFGLGGLVVFPLRAGASALLLEQAGPRHLLPAIARHRVSVLFTAPTAYRAMLDELDGHDISSLRRCVSAGENLPAATWRAWHDRTGLRVINGIGATELLHIFISAADERIRPGTTGVPVPGWHARVQDEHGDPVPDGEPGLLAVRGPVGCRYLADPRQREYVRGGWNITGDTYVREADGYFRYVARADDMIISAGYNIAGPEVEEALLRHPDVVEAAVVGRPDEARGQVVVAFAILKEGAERDAGALCAFVRSELAPYKCPREIVFLDALPRTATGKLQRFRLRTGGLPDGGTEDDRERPGVTRTT; translated from the coding sequence ATGAATCCACGGGGTACGGCCCACGTCGACACCTTCGCCCGTGACCATCTCCCACCCCCGGACCACTGGCCCGAGCTCCATTTCGACCTGCCGGAGCTGCGCTACCCCGAACGGCTCAACTGCGCCGCCGAACTGCTCAGCGGCCAGCCCGGCGGCCGTCCGGCGTTCCTCACCCCGGCCGGAGAGCCCTGGACGTACGCCGACCTGCGGGCCCGCGTCGACCGCATCGCGCACCTGCTCACCGGCGAACTCGGCGTCGCCCCCGGCAACCGCGTGCTGCTGCGCGGCCCCACCACACCGTGGCTCGCGGCCTGCTGGCTCGCGGTGCTCAAGGTGGGGGCCGTGGCCGTCACCGTGCTCGCCCAGCAGCGCCCGCACGAGCTGAGCACGATGTGCGAGATCGCCCGGGTCCGGCACGCGCTGTGCGACATCCGGTCCGTCGACGACCTCGCCAAGGCCGAGATCCCGAACCTGCGGATCACGGTCTACGGCGGTGACGCCCCGGACGACCTCCTCAACCGCCAGGCGCCCGGCACACCGTACGAGGCCGTCGACACCGCGGCCGACGACGTCGCGCTCATCGCCTTCACCTCCGGCACCACCGGCCGCCCCAAGGGCTGCATGCACTTCCACCGGGATGTCCTGGCCATCGCCGACACCTTCTCCCGGCACGTCCTGAAACCCGAAGCGGACGACGTGTTCACGGGCAGTCCCCCGCTCGGCTTCACCTTCGGGCTCGGCGGGCTGGTGGTCTTCCCGCTGCGGGCCGGGGCGAGCGCGCTCCTGCTGGAGCAGGCCGGTCCCCGGCATCTCCTGCCGGCCATCGCCCGCCACCGGGTGTCCGTGCTGTTCACGGCCCCCACGGCGTACCGCGCGATGCTCGACGAACTCGACGGCCACGACATCTCGTCGCTGCGCCGCTGCGTCTCGGCCGGCGAGAACCTGCCGGCGGCCACCTGGCGGGCCTGGCACGACCGCACCGGCCTGCGCGTCATCAACGGCATCGGCGCCACCGAGTTGCTGCACATCTTCATCTCCGCGGCCGACGAGCGGATCCGGCCCGGCACGACGGGCGTTCCCGTACCGGGCTGGCACGCGCGCGTGCAGGACGAGCACGGCGATCCGGTGCCCGACGGGGAGCCGGGGCTGCTCGCGGTGCGCGGACCGGTCGGCTGCCGCTACCTCGCCGACCCGCGGCAGCGGGAGTACGTACGCGGCGGCTGGAACATCACCGGCGACACCTACGTCCGCGAGGCCGACGGCTACTTCCGGTACGTCGCCCGCGCCGACGACATGATCATCTCGGCCGGGTACAACATCGCCGGACCCGAGGTCGAGGAGGCGCTGCTGCGGCACCCGGACGTGGTGGAGGCCGCGGTCGTGGGACGGCCCGACGAGGCCCGCGGGCAGGTCGTGGTGGCCTTCGCCATCCTCAAGGAGGGAGCGGAACGGGACGCCGGGGCGCTGTGCGCCTTCGTGAGGAGCGAGCTGGCGCCGTACAAGTGCCCGCGCGAGATCGTCTTCCTGGACGCGCTGCCGCGCACGGCCACCGGCAAGCTCCAGCGGTTCAGGCTGCGCACGGGTGGGCTCCCGGACGGCGGCACCGAAGACGACCGGGAACGACCGGGAGTGACCCGTACGACCTAA
- a CDS encoding bifunctional salicylyl-CoA 5-hydroxylase/oxidoreductase yields the protein MERTVSELAPGERGCVDTRLRRGARQATTHPQPPDDKSHPLRVAIIGGGPGGLYAAALLKRLDPTRDITVWERNAPDDTFGFGVVLSDETLGGIEHADPVVYGALHQHFVRWDDIDIVHRGVRHTSRGHGFAALGRRRLLEILHTRCRELGVDLRFHTEAPKDLTQTHDLVIAADGIHSTTREAYADVLHPRVTTHHCRYIWLATDFPFDSFRFEIAETEHGVMQLHGYPYAPDASTVIIEMREEVWHAAGFDEHGETESIERCAKIFAEALRGRPLKSNNSAWTTFRTVVNDRWSHGNVVLLGDAAHTAHFSIGSGTKLAVEDALTLAACLEEQDTLDEALTAYEAERRPVVASTQRAARASLEWFENLSLYLDQAPRQFAFNLLTRSRRVTHDNLRLRDPRFTEAVEREFGCPPGTPPMFTPFRLRGLTLRNRVVVSPMDMYSAADGVPGDFHLVHLGARALGGAGLVMTEMVCVSEEGRITPGCTGLYTGRQAEAWRRITDFVHDRAPGAAIGVQLGHSGRKGSTKLMWEGMDEPLQEGNWPLVAASALPYKRFSQTPRELSRAQLTDLREQFAAAACRAARAGFDLLELHCAHGYLLSGFLSPLTNRRTDAYGGSLDKRLRFPLEVFDAVRNVWPGERPMTVRISATDWADGGTTAEDAVEIARAFAAHGADAIDVSTGQVVADERPEFGRSYQTPFADRIRGAIGIPVIAVGAISSWDDVNSLILAGRTDLCALARPHLYDPHWTLHAAAEQGYTGPGAVWPAPYRAGSRRPQTGRTDAPKPRLTLGR from the coding sequence ATGGAGCGGACGGTGAGTGAGTTGGCTCCAGGGGAGCGGGGCTGTGTCGATACGCGGCTCCGCCGCGGGGCGCGACAAGCCACAACGCACCCGCAGCCGCCCGACGACAAGAGCCACCCCCTACGCGTGGCAATCATCGGCGGCGGCCCGGGCGGCCTCTACGCCGCCGCCCTCCTCAAACGCCTGGACCCCACCCGCGACATCACCGTCTGGGAACGAAACGCCCCCGACGACACCTTCGGCTTCGGCGTGGTCCTCTCGGACGAAACTCTGGGCGGTATAGAACACGCAGACCCGGTGGTCTACGGGGCCCTGCACCAGCACTTCGTCCGCTGGGACGACATCGACATCGTGCACCGAGGCGTACGGCACACCTCCAGAGGACACGGTTTCGCCGCACTCGGCAGAAGACGCCTCCTGGAGATCCTCCACACCCGCTGCCGCGAACTCGGCGTCGACCTCCGCTTCCACACCGAGGCCCCGAAGGACCTCACGCAGACCCACGACCTGGTCATCGCGGCGGACGGCATCCACAGCACCACACGCGAGGCCTACGCGGACGTCTTGCACCCCCGGGTGACGACCCATCACTGCCGCTACATCTGGCTCGCCACCGACTTCCCCTTCGACTCCTTCCGCTTCGAGATCGCCGAGACCGAACACGGCGTGATGCAGCTGCACGGCTACCCCTACGCGCCGGACGCCTCCACGGTGATCATCGAGATGCGCGAGGAGGTGTGGCACGCGGCCGGCTTCGACGAACACGGCGAAACGGAGTCGATCGAACGCTGCGCCAAGATCTTCGCGGAGGCACTCCGCGGCCGCCCCCTGAAGTCCAACAACTCGGCATGGACGACCTTCCGCACGGTCGTCAACGACCGCTGGTCGCACGGCAACGTCGTCCTCCTCGGCGACGCCGCCCACACCGCCCACTTCTCCATCGGCTCCGGCACCAAGCTCGCCGTCGAGGACGCCCTGACCCTGGCCGCCTGCCTGGAGGAACAGGACACCCTGGACGAGGCCCTGACGGCCTACGAGGCGGAGCGGCGGCCCGTCGTCGCCTCCACGCAGCGCGCGGCCCGGGCCAGCCTGGAGTGGTTCGAGAACCTCTCCCTGTACCTGGACCAGGCGCCCCGCCAGTTCGCCTTCAACCTGCTCACCCGCAGCCGCCGCGTCACCCACGACAACCTGCGGCTGCGCGACCCGCGCTTCACGGAGGCGGTGGAGCGGGAGTTCGGCTGCCCGCCCGGCACGCCCCCGATGTTCACGCCGTTCCGGCTGCGCGGCCTGACCCTGCGCAACCGGGTCGTCGTCTCGCCCATGGACATGTACTCGGCGGCCGACGGCGTCCCCGGCGACTTCCACCTCGTCCACCTGGGCGCGCGGGCGCTGGGCGGGGCCGGGCTGGTGATGACCGAGATGGTGTGCGTCAGCGAGGAGGGCAGGATCACGCCCGGCTGCACCGGCCTCTACACCGGCCGGCAGGCCGAGGCCTGGCGGCGTATCACCGACTTCGTGCACGACCGGGCGCCCGGCGCCGCGATCGGCGTGCAGCTCGGCCACAGCGGCCGCAAGGGTTCCACGAAGCTGATGTGGGAGGGCATGGACGAGCCGCTTCAGGAGGGCAACTGGCCGCTCGTGGCCGCGTCCGCGCTCCCGTACAAGCGGTTCAGCCAGACTCCGCGCGAGCTGTCACGCGCCCAGCTCACCGACCTCCGCGAGCAGTTCGCGGCCGCCGCCTGCCGCGCCGCCCGGGCCGGATTCGACCTGCTCGAACTGCACTGTGCGCACGGCTATCTGCTCTCCGGTTTCCTCTCCCCGCTGACCAACCGCCGCACCGACGCCTACGGCGGCTCGCTGGACAAGCGGCTCCGTTTCCCGCTGGAGGTGTTCGACGCCGTACGGAACGTCTGGCCGGGGGAGCGGCCCATGACCGTCCGGATCTCCGCCACCGACTGGGCCGACGGCGGGACCACGGCCGAGGACGCCGTCGAGATCGCCCGGGCCTTCGCCGCGCACGGCGCCGACGCGATCGACGTGTCGACGGGGCAGGTCGTGGCGGACGAGCGGCCCGAGTTCGGGCGGTCGTACCAGACGCCGTTCGCGGACCGGATCCGGGGCGCCATCGGCATTCCGGTGATCGCGGTCGGCGCGATCTCCTCCTGGGACGACGTCAACTCCCTGATCCTGGCGGGCCGGACCGACCTGTGCGCCCTGGCCCGGCCTCACCTCTACGACCCGCACTGGACGCTGCACGCGGCGGCCGAACAGGGCTACACGGGCCCCGGCGCCGTCTGGCCGGCCCCGTACCGCGCGGGCAGCCGCCGCCCGCAGACGGGCCGCACGGACGCGCCGAAGCCGCGCCTCACTCTGGGGCGCTGA
- a CDS encoding metalloregulator ArsR/SmtB family transcription factor produces the protein MTTTPSPPTDDPDQTLQTASELLRALASPVRLGIVRELSAGGKYVHELVTALGVSQPLVSQHLRVLRTSRIVTARRQARETRYTLTDDHVAHIVLDAIRHAQE, from the coding sequence ATGACAACGACGCCCTCCCCTCCGACGGACGATCCGGACCAGACCCTGCAGACGGCCAGCGAGCTGCTGCGCGCGCTGGCCTCGCCCGTTCGGCTGGGCATCGTGCGAGAGCTGTCCGCCGGCGGGAAGTACGTCCATGAGCTGGTGACCGCGCTGGGTGTGAGCCAGCCGCTGGTCTCTCAGCATCTGCGAGTGCTGCGGACCTCCCGGATCGTCACCGCCCGGCGCCAGGCCCGCGAGACGCGGTACACCCTCACCGACGACCACGTAGCGCACATCGTGCTGGATGCCATCCGGCACGCCCAGGAGTAG
- a CDS encoding DUF6299 family protein — MRLRPLLGAVTGAAPLLLTGAAAAPAAAAPAPYEAVTVDAVGRIAADGTVALSGTYRCQSSSGPVFVSSSVSQGASITRYGIGGTRAVCDGAEHRWVNTGRPIPGTLVPGAAHVEATLMELRTFSGLPLPRLHAALGQAITLAQG, encoded by the coding sequence ATGCGTCTACGTCCCCTTCTCGGCGCGGTGACCGGTGCCGCGCCGCTCCTGCTCACCGGCGCCGCCGCGGCACCCGCCGCCGCGGCACCCGCCCCCTACGAGGCGGTGACGGTCGACGCCGTGGGCCGGATCGCCGCCGACGGCACCGTCGCCCTCTCCGGCACCTACCGCTGCCAGAGCTCCAGCGGCCCGGTCTTCGTCAGCTCCTCCGTGAGCCAGGGCGCCTCCATCACCCGCTACGGCATCGGCGGCACCCGCGCCGTGTGTGACGGCGCGGAGCACCGCTGGGTGAACACGGGCCGCCCCATTCCCGGCACGCTCGTGCCCGGCGCGGCCCACGTCGAGGCGACCCTGATGGAGCTGCGCACCTTCAGTGGCCTGCCGCTGCCCCGCCTCCACGCGGCCCTGGGCCAGGCCATCACCCTGGCCCAGGGCTGA